In the Heteronotia binoei isolate CCM8104 ecotype False Entrance Well chromosome 13, APGP_CSIRO_Hbin_v1, whole genome shotgun sequence genome, one interval contains:
- the PRR13 gene encoding proline-rich protein 13 — translation MWNPNPGQPGAYPGGAYPPNPSYPAGSNPAYPPAVNPGFPPGPVPGGSYPVPPAGIPGQPAYPPGHPIQPPYPGHQPGYPVPPGGPYPPPAPGMPGGMGVNPLLPGAIVVGTHVMDKKAAKKMKKKMKKAHKMHKPHKLHKLHGKHSSSSSSSSDSD, via the exons ATGTGGAATCCCAATCCAG gCCAGCCTGGTGCCTATCCTGGGGGAGCCTATCCTCCCAACCCCTCCTACCCTGCTGGCTCCAATCCTGCATATCCTCCTGCAGTGaatcctggtttcccccctggtCCTGTCCCTGGTGGCTCGTATCCTGTTCCCCCAGCAGGGATCCCAGGCCAGCCTGCCTACCCTCCAGGCCATCCTATTCAGCCCCCATATCCCGGTCACCAGCCTGGCTACCCTGTCCCACCTGGTGGTCCCTACCCTCCACCTGCCCCAGGGATGCCTGGAGGGATGGGGGTTAACCCTTTGCTGCCTGGAGCTATCGTAGTGGGCACCCACGTTATGGATAAGAAAGCagcgaagaagatgaagaagaaaatgaagaaggcTCACAAGATGCACAAACCACACAAGCTCCACAAGCTGCACGGCAAG cattcctcctcctcttcgagCAGCAGTGATTCTGACTGA